One segment of Candidatus Thorarchaeota archaeon DNA contains the following:
- a CDS encoding OsmC family protein, producing MKIRKKYPETMEYVTATEWDGKTGGTAKLKESELIFDTPKVYGGRGEGLCPYRLFLSGILGCLNNTLLDVKRRSNLDMYGFTLHAKLTVKFDGEGYSISKLHISGKLEVAKSELYLGQRCLELAKKYCPLTRSTKDCVPIEYDIEIEETR from the coding sequence ATGAAGATTCGGAAGAAATATCCTGAGACCATGGAATATGTTACAGCGACAGAATGGGACGGTAAGACCGGAGGAACCGCGAAACTAAAAGAATCCGAGCTCATTTTTGATACTCCCAAGGTATACGGCGGAAGGGGAGAAGGACTATGCCCTTACCGGCTCTTCCTTTCCGGTATTCTTGGGTGTCTCAACAACACACTACTCGATGTAAAGCGTCGTTCTAATTTGGATATGTACGGATTTACCCTTCATGCGAAACTGACTGTCAAATTCGATGGAGAAGGCTACTCTATCAGCAAGCTGCATATCTCCGGAAAATTGGAGGTGGCTAAAAGCGAATTATACCTTGGTCAAAGATGCCTAGAACTGGCGAAGAAGTATTGCCCACTTACACGATCTACAAAAGATTGCGTGCCCATCGAATATGATATTGAGATAGAAGAAACTCGCTAA
- a CDS encoding Mut7-C RNAse domain-containing protein: protein MDFIADAMLGRLAVWLRLTGNNTIYSADIQDEELLHKAENEDRVLLTADSELHHLAEKRGIESMLLQESVHERLARVFHEYGIEPYVDPSQSRCSKCNGKLREIEADDKEQIKDLVFEQTYNHYDRFWLCEDCNSVYFQGGYWSNIQQYMQKIREIMKYKFGNGNTSTHQEASAYTGQD from the coding sequence ATGGATTTCATTGCAGACGCGATGCTCGGTAGACTAGCTGTATGGCTCCGCCTGACAGGAAACAATACAATCTACTCTGCAGATATTCAGGACGAAGAGCTTTTGCACAAAGCGGAAAATGAAGATAGAGTGTTATTGACAGCGGATAGTGAACTTCACCACTTAGCTGAAAAGAGAGGGATTGAATCTATGCTCCTTCAGGAATCCGTTCATGAACGATTAGCAAGAGTATTTCACGAATATGGCATTGAGCCTTATGTAGATCCCTCGCAATCACGATGTTCAAAATGCAACGGCAAACTCAGAGAAATAGAGGCTGACGACAAAGAGCAAATCAAAGATTTAGTGTTTGAACAGACTTACAATCATTATGATAGGTTCTGGTTATGTGAAGACTGCAATAGCGTGTACTTCCAAGGAGGTTACTGGTCTAATATTCAGCAATACATGCAAAAAATCAGAGAGATTATGAAATACAAGTTTGGAAACGGAAATACTAGTACCCATCAAGAAGCTTCTGCATATACCGGCCAGGATTAG
- a CDS encoding zinc-binding dehydrogenase, which translates to MMAALYYGVGDVRVEETDIPEIQDGELLIKIGTALTCGTDVKTYKRGHPLLIGKTPAPFGHEYAGTVERVGAGVDDFEEGMRVVATNSAPCGTCFFCKRGRQNLCPTLKASLVNGAFAEYIRVPKQVVRWNTHRIPDNLPYRVAALTEPLACVVHGIEEANIQLGDTVAIIGAGPIGQMMIMLAKHSGASTVISSDLEYLRRQSAKKAGADITVDPNEESPVERVKEETSGYGADVVIEAVGLTETWEQAVEMTRDAGTTVLFGGTKSGTEFQVDTERLHYGELTIKGVFHLTPRHVEEALKLLESGIINSNLLITHEMSLNRITEAIEMMGAGKSMKIAIKP; encoded by the coding sequence ATGATGGCAGCCCTGTACTACGGCGTTGGCGATGTTAGAGTTGAGGAAACCGACATCCCAGAGATTCAAGATGGCGAACTCCTGATTAAGATTGGAACCGCGCTTACCTGCGGTACAGATGTTAAGACCTACAAACGGGGTCATCCGCTACTAATCGGCAAAACCCCAGCACCCTTCGGTCATGAATATGCTGGAACTGTTGAGAGAGTTGGAGCGGGAGTCGATGATTTTGAAGAAGGGATGAGAGTTGTAGCTACAAATTCAGCACCGTGTGGCACCTGCTTTTTCTGTAAAAGAGGACGACAGAACCTTTGTCCAACATTGAAAGCTAGTCTTGTAAATGGAGCATTCGCTGAGTACATACGAGTGCCAAAACAAGTCGTGCGATGGAATACGCACAGAATTCCCGACAATCTCCCTTACAGAGTCGCTGCACTCACCGAGCCTCTTGCGTGTGTTGTTCATGGAATAGAGGAGGCAAACATTCAGCTGGGAGATACTGTAGCCATCATTGGGGCTGGACCAATTGGACAAATGATGATTATGCTTGCGAAACATAGTGGAGCCAGTACTGTGATATCATCAGATCTTGAGTATCTGAGAAGGCAATCAGCGAAGAAGGCAGGAGCAGATATTACAGTGGATCCAAACGAGGAAAGTCCTGTTGAGCGTGTCAAAGAAGAAACCTCGGGATACGGAGCTGACGTTGTCATAGAGGCAGTAGGTCTAACAGAAACTTGGGAACAGGCAGTAGAGATGACTCGAGATGCGGGGACTACGGTCTTGTTTGGGGGTACCAAGAGCGGTACTGAATTTCAAGTAGATACAGAACGCCTTCATTATGGCGAACTCACGATTAAGGGTGTATTTCATCTCACACCGCGTCATGTCGAAGAGGCATTGAAATTACTAGAATCTGGTATCATAAATTCGAATTTGCTCATTACCCATGAGATGTCATTAAATCGGATAACTGAGGCCATAGAGATGATGGGGGCGGGAAAAAGCATGAAGATAGCAATCAAGCCATAG